Below is a window of Drosophila miranda strain MSH22 chromosome 3, D.miranda_PacBio2.1, whole genome shotgun sequence DNA.
ACAGCTCAAGTGTGCGGAACGCGCTGTCGGAGCACCTGCAACATCATGGTTTCCGCTGTGGCGGATTTCCTGCCGCAGGAAGCGGCCGCAGGACCGAACGAGCCCTTCGTCTACCACAACAAGGTGCGGGCCCAGCAGCTGCGCGATGCCTTCTCGCAGACCAGCGACCACGAGGAGCCGCAATTGGTGGAGCCGCAACAGCGTCGACGTACCGCCTACGAGCAGCGTCGGGCCACCACCGAGGCCCTCATGAACTTTGCCACCAGGCGGCAGGCAGAGGAGGCGAACACCTATGTGGTAAGCCAGGGCTCAAGAGGATGCACCTTGCGCTCTTTTCTAATCGATTGATTTTTGCAGCCAACCTActcgcccacgcccacgcccaccaCGCCCTCGTCCACATTCAAGTCGGCCTCGATGCCTAGGATACCGCCTCTTGGGGGACATCATGGGGGAGGAGGAACCTCACCGCGGGTGCCCCCCAACCTGGGGGAGAAGAAGCCCCGCACCGTCCACATCGATGTGTATTGCACTGGCTCCGAGGGGGATGAGGAGGCGGACGACGAGCAGCAGGCAGATGTGGAGGtctcctccagctccagctcagACTCGGATCTGGCCGGGAGCAAGCGCTACGACCTGGACTCCAATTCCACTCCCCAAACGGTGTTGGACAACGAGCAGATGCTGCTGCGCCATCAGCGGATCTCTGGCGGAGCATTGCCGCGTCGCTTGGGCCATCAGAAGGAACAAAGGGAGCAAAAGGAGCCGAAGGACACACACCAGATGAGCCTGGGCCACGCCATCACCAAATGCAGCACCGCCGAGGAGGTGACCGAATCGAAGCAGCTGCTCTTCCGCAAACACATCGGCGACCAGCGGGCAGCCAAGCTGGCGAATCTGCGCCAGAAGTACATGCGGCAGCCGAGCGACGACACCATCAGCAGCACCTACCCGAACTCCTCGCACTCGACCATGCCCCGGGATGCCACCTGCAGCAGCATCTCCAGCGTGGCAGCGGGCACCGACTGCGTGGACTCCTCGTGGAAGGAAACGGACGAGCCGGATAACCCGTTGGCAGACTTTGGGCTGACCAAATCGGATAGCTTTGACTACGAGAACTCGCTGGATCGCCTGCGCATCAGCCAGATGGAGAGGCTCTGGTCGCGCCAGCACTCCTTCGATCAGCCCCAGACTACAGCCCCCACCTTGCCACTGTCGCATCCacatcagcatcagcaccagcaccagcatcaacaccaacaccagcagcattTGCAGACCATCAAAGAAGTGCAGTCGCAGCGCAGCTCCTTCCAGCGGAGCGACACGATCCCCTCCGAATCGGATGGCTTCTCCGACACGAATGTGTTCAACACCTACCCGGGCCGGCAGATATCGCAAATGCAGCAGCGCAATCGCCCCGGTTTCCTGCAGTTCTTTGGGCCCTCCATCCATCCGAATCCTGGCCAGCCAACGCCGCCAGTCACGGCTCCTGTCCAGCCCGCCTCTGCAGCCAGTGCGGATCCGTTTCGACTGCTCCATCCGAGCTACCGCTGGAAGAGCGAGGCCcgcgacaatctgagcgcgcaGGGGGCCTCTGGATCGCCCTCGTCGGAGCGCAGTTCCCCGCAGCTGCTTTCGGCGGCCACCACTGTGCTGCGCTGTGGCAGCGAGGCCCCGCCCAGCACCACTTCGGCCAGCACATTCGGCACAACGGTCGTGACGCCCTCCCCCCTGCCAGGGCGACGCTTTGAGATCTCCCGCGACAGCCCGAGCGTGGCCAGCGAGGCCTCCATCGCCACCGTGTCGGGCTACACCCACGAGCACCTGGAGAAGACACGGCGCTTCGGCAATGTTGTGGCCATGCGCAAGCCCGGCCACCATGTGGGACCCACCAAGAACCCCAACTGCCAGTGCGAGAGCTGCCAGCGATGGCTGGCCGAACGCTTCCAGTTGCGTGGCAGAGCCTTCTCTCTGGGCGAGCGACCAGTGCTAAGGAGGCCGCAGTAACAGTAGAGTAGTAGAGTAGAGGCCTCTGGAAGAAGGATTGCACATACTTACATATGTGTGCTTTAGTTTCCCTTAATTAATGCCCCTGGCAGCCGTCGATTCGAATCCCTACAAAGTAGAGGTCTGCATGAATGGCAAGAAACCTGCATTCGAAATTTAAGCGAAACAGGCATGAATGGAATAAGTGAGAATGAGGGAGGTGTTTGAGTCAGACACTCGCTCGCACTTGTTTAATTGTGTGCCTTTCGCACTAAATCCACTCTTTTGCTCTATCGCAAAAGTACTTCAAATCGAGTCTCTTAAATTATATCATAAGAGGCTCTCTAAGGACCTTTCACTGCCACAAGCTGAGCTCGGTTTTCGGATCGATTTCgatattttcatatttagcATGACTTCCATATGCCATATTTATTTCACGATATTGGTCCACTGGGTCGGGTCAGTGCAGTTTATTGCACTTTTGTACTTTGAAGCCACGCAGATTTCTAATTTAAAGCTTTCCTTCTCTTGCATTTAACACTCTTCACCGCTCCCGCTCCCTATTAACCCGCAAAGATCCTGGACACACACTGGATTGAATTTTTTTCGATTAGGTTTAACGCAAACGCGAATGTTCCTCACACAAGAATACACACAGATTGTGCGCTGAATCAGTTTAATGTTTAATGTTGTAATAAAGTCATCAAATAGTCTGTAAAAAAGAAAGTAGTGTCTTTCCTTTGGTGTGGTTTTACTTAATATATATACAACATTTATAGTAGATGATTGATTATGTCATTAATCGCTTTATCCTTTTCGTAGGCCACTGGTCGCTTGTCGGAGTCGTCGCGGAAACTGGATCTCTTGCGATATTCGCTGGATCTGCGGCGCCAGGAGCTGCCAGTGGACTCTCCTGCGGCCCAGCAGCTGAAGACGGAGCTGCAGATCGTGCAGCAGTCGACGTCGCCGGTGCCGGTGACCTACACATCGCTGCAGACCGGGCAGGGTGGCCTGTTGGGGGGCAAGCCCTACCAGTCGGTGTCGTCGCTGGGGCGCTGTGCCAGTGTCACGGGCAAGCTGGAGGTGCGACTGATGGGCTGCCAGGGCCTGCTGGAGGATGTTCCAGGGCGTTCGCGACGCGACAAGGACAACAGCTCGAGTCCCGGCGATCTGCGGAGCTTCGTCAAGGGCGTGACCTCGCGCAGCAGCTCCAAGAGCTACTCGGTGAAGGACGAGACCTCGTTCGAGATCATGGCCGCCATCAAGCTGGACAACATCACCGTGGGACAGACCTCCTGGAAGCCATGCTCGCAGCAGGCCTGGGACCAGCGCTTCTCCATCGATCTAGACCGCTCCCGAGAGCTCGAGATCGGAGTCTTTTGGCGCGACTGGCGTTCCCTGTGCGCCGTGAAGGTCCTGCGACTGGAGGAGTTCATCGACGATGTGCGCCACGGCATGGCCCTGCAGCTGGAGCCCCAGGGCCTGCTCTTCGCCGAGATCAAGTTTCTCAATCCCATGATATCGCAGAAGCCCAAGCTGCGCCGCCAGCGCATGATCTTCAACAGACAGCAGGCAAAGAACATCCCCCGTGCCAAGCAGATGAACATCAATGTGGCCACCTGGGGTCGCCTGCTCAAGCGGAATGCCCCCAACCATGTCCACATGGGATCGGGCGAAGCCACAGGCGCTGCGGCTGCCCCTGCCCGCGACTCGGAGTCGCCCATTTCGAGGACTCCCTCGTCGGATGCCCTGGTGGAGCCGGAGCCGTATACACCCGGCGAGCAGGCCCAAAATCTGGAGTTCAATCCGGACGCGGGCATCCACGAGCACGTGGAAACGCCCGGCGAGTACCCGGATCCGGCGGCCAGCGGGTTGAGTGGCATGCGCCCACTCTCAATGCACATGCAGGGGATCAGCGTCCTGCCACCCGACACTCCTGCCGTTTCAGGCgctgcagcggcagctgcCGCTGGCAGACCCAGCTCGCTCATCATACAGATGCCGCCGTCGGCAGGAGGCGCGAAGGCACCAGCGGTCATCGGTGGCCGCACGGCCGCCCCCACAACGgcgccaccgccgccaccaTTGCTCAAGTCATCGACCACCACGCCGGTGTTGGACCAGGAGGTGAGTGCTATCCAGAGATTATCTACGTACGACCAGGCCCGTATGCAGCTCAACCTTCTCAATCCCTCTGTAAAGATCTCCCCATGTactatacaaatatatagcTGTGTTCCCGTAGCTG
It encodes the following:
- the LOC108158834 gene encoding uncharacterized protein LOC108158834; amino-acid sequence: MATPTASLAAPGAAPLPHELTAEWTVRAHLTFARAGEAVHKECGAGPVHPVHPVHPVHPVRVVYKWCTPSDEPETEQDVDKTANTMGMGTSFRSTNSSATTTNADSAFGSPQASRALPAGTSAPGATAQVCGTRCRSTCNIMVSAVADFLPQEAAAGPNEPFVYHNKVRAQQLRDAFSQTSDHEEPQLVEPQQRRRTAYEQRRATTEALMNFATRRQAEEANTYVPTYSPTPTPTTPSSTFKSASMPRIPPLGGHHGGGGTSPRVPPNLGEKKPRTVHIDVYCTGSEGDEEADDEQQADVEVSSSSSSDSDLAGSKRYDLDSNSTPQTVLDNEQMLLRHQRISGGALPRRLGHQKEQREQKEPKDTHQMSLGHAITKCSTAEEVTESKQLLFRKHIGDQRAAKLANLRQKYMRQPSDDTISSTYPNSSHSTMPRDATCSSISSVAAGTDCVDSSWKETDEPDNPLADFGLTKSDSFDYENSLDRLRISQMERLWSRQHSFDQPQTTAPTLPLSHPHQHQHQHQHQHQHQQHLQTIKEVQSQRSSFQRSDTIPSESDGFSDTNVFNTYPGRQISQMQQRNRPGFLQFFGPSIHPNPGQPTPPVTAPVQPASAASADPFRLLHPSYRWKSEARDNLSAQGASGSPSSERSSPQLLSAATTVLRCGSEAPPSTTSASTFGTTVVTPSPLPGRRFEISRDSPSVASEASIATVSGYTHEHLEKTRRFGNVVAMRKPGHHVGPTKNPNCQCESCQRWLAERFQLRGRAFSLGERPVLRRPQ